The following are encoded together in the Echinicola jeungdonensis genome:
- the holA gene encoding DNA polymerase III subunit delta: MANQPETVLKDLKSGKYAPVYFLQGDEPYFIDLITGYIEEHAIPEHEKGFNQIIMYGKESNMNTVLTNARRFPMMADRQVVIVKEAQNIPDLGKEAGDNLLINYIKNPLPSTILVFSHKYKVLDGRKALAKELDKKAILVKSAKVPEYKLSPWVDAYIKSKKFTIDPKASQIITESIGNNLEVLTNEIDKMLINFSEPTQINSDHIQQYIGINKDYNNFELTKALSYRDVLKANRIINYFSQNPKSNPLIPIIALIYLHFSRLLLIHDPENRNFPERELATKLKVNPYFVKEYMIASKNYSLGKVIENITYIKEADLRSKGVGTTGMVESEILKELIFKLMH; encoded by the coding sequence ATGGCAAACCAACCGGAAACTGTCCTTAAGGATTTGAAAAGTGGGAAATATGCCCCTGTTTACTTTTTGCAGGGTGATGAACCATATTTTATAGATCTGATTACAGGTTATATTGAAGAGCATGCCATTCCAGAGCATGAAAAAGGTTTTAACCAAATCATCATGTATGGGAAGGAGTCAAACATGAACACGGTCCTAACCAATGCCCGCAGGTTTCCAATGATGGCTGATCGGCAAGTGGTTATTGTTAAGGAAGCCCAAAACATTCCAGATCTGGGAAAAGAAGCAGGGGACAACTTATTGATTAATTATATAAAAAACCCACTCCCAAGCACCATATTGGTTTTTTCCCATAAATATAAGGTCTTGGATGGAAGAAAAGCGCTGGCGAAGGAACTGGATAAAAAAGCTATTTTGGTCAAGTCTGCCAAAGTGCCGGAATATAAACTATCTCCCTGGGTGGATGCCTACATAAAAAGCAAAAAATTTACCATTGATCCTAAAGCCAGCCAAATTATTACCGAATCAATTGGGAATAATCTGGAAGTCCTTACTAATGAAATTGATAAAATGCTGATCAATTTCTCAGAGCCAACCCAAATAAACAGTGACCATATCCAGCAATATATTGGCATCAATAAAGATTACAATAATTTTGAATTGACTAAGGCTTTGAGTTATAGGGATGTGCTGAAGGCTAACCGGATTATAAATTATTTTAGCCAAAACCCAAAAAGCAATCCTCTGATCCCCATTATTGCATTGATTTATTTACATTTTTCACGATTGCTTTTGATTCATGATCCTGAAAATAGGAATTTTCCAGAAAGGGAATTGGCAACCAAACTAAAGGTCAATCCTTATTTTGTAAAGGAATACATGATTGCCTCCAAAAATTACTCTTTAGGCAAGGTTATTGAGAACATCACATACATAAAGGAAGCAGACCTTCGTTCTAAGGGTGTAGGTACCACCGGTATGGTTGAATCTGAAATCCTTAAAGAACTCATATTTAAATTGATGCATTAA
- the msrA gene encoding peptide-methionine (S)-S-oxide reductase MsrA: MILFKHILLLLVSLTLVSACNGQGKNNQSTYQKPKLNYSQLDTATFAGGCFWCVEASFEQIKGVKEAVSGYAGGKESSPTYKQVSQGLTGHAETVEIYYDPQVINYGTLLDIFFTAHDPTQLNRQGPDVGKQYRSVIFYHDENQQKLAQDKIRKLNDSGRFPKKIVTQLVPYSKFWVAEDYHQDYEKHHPDNPYIISVSKPKIEKVAQKFSHLLKEE, encoded by the coding sequence ATGATTTTATTTAAACACATATTGCTGTTATTAGTTTCCTTAACTCTAGTATCCGCCTGTAACGGACAGGGAAAGAATAACCAATCCACCTATCAAAAACCAAAATTGAATTATAGTCAATTGGATACAGCTACTTTTGCTGGAGGATGTTTTTGGTGTGTGGAAGCTTCTTTTGAACAAATAAAAGGAGTGAAGGAAGCTGTTTCTGGGTATGCTGGAGGAAAAGAAAGTTCTCCAACCTATAAACAAGTCAGCCAAGGTCTTACTGGCCATGCAGAAACTGTTGAAATTTATTATGATCCTCAGGTAATTAATTATGGAACCTTGTTAGACATATTTTTCACCGCCCATGATCCTACTCAACTGAACCGGCAAGGGCCCGATGTTGGAAAACAGTATCGGTCTGTGATATTTTATCACGATGAAAACCAACAGAAATTGGCCCAAGATAAGATCAGGAAACTCAATGACAGTGGTCGGTTTCCAAAAAAAATTGTAACCCAATTAGTGCCATATTCGAAATTTTGGGTGGCTGAGGATTATCACCAGGATTATGAAAAGCATCACCCAGACAATCCATATATAATAAGCGTTTCCAAGCCAAAAATAGAAAAGGTAGCCCAAAAATTTTCCCATTTGCTGAAAGAGGAATAA
- a CDS encoding tetratricopeptide repeat protein: MSNLQTGISYYKEGKFEEALTVFNELMEQSPKEPAHLLYRGRILSRLGRLENALSDFDQLALLDAYNPDFISDRAVVLHLLKRNEEALSEMGRALNLDPQNPYRYSSRAFLKDRIGDLKGAIEDYEKAIELDPEDAVAYNNKGIVEEKLGYKERSQNSYHTADKLVGGEKSQGDSTPPEPQKKQYSDFNKSISGEEKMEPIPDSGQKKVSFSDYMQVIKKVFSDKGTWNEFISFIWSKFKRS, translated from the coding sequence GTGAGTAATTTACAAACAGGCATTTCCTATTATAAAGAAGGTAAGTTTGAGGAGGCATTAACGGTATTCAATGAATTAATGGAACAAAGCCCAAAGGAGCCGGCCCATTTATTATACCGTGGTAGAATTCTTTCCCGTTTGGGAAGATTGGAAAATGCCTTAAGCGATTTTGATCAATTGGCTTTATTGGATGCATATAATCCTGATTTTATCAGTGACAGGGCAGTTGTCCTTCATTTGTTGAAACGGAATGAGGAAGCATTGTCGGAAATGGGCAGGGCCCTAAACCTGGACCCACAAAACCCCTACAGATATTCCAGCAGGGCCTTTTTAAAAGACCGCATTGGAGACCTGAAAGGAGCAATTGAGGACTATGAAAAGGCCATTGAACTGGATCCCGAGGATGCCGTTGCTTATAATAATAAAGGAATTGTTGAAGAAAAATTAGGCTACAAAGAAAGATCCCAAAACAGCTACCATACAGCAGATAAATTGGTTGGAGGTGAAAAATCCCAAGGTGACAGCACACCACCTGAACCTCAAAAAAAGCAATATTCAGACTTTAATAAATCAATCTCTGGCGAGGAAAAAATGGAACCTATTCCTGATTCCGGTCAAAAAAAGGTTTCTTTCTCTGACTACATGCAAGTAATAAAAAAGGTGTTTTCAGACAAAGGTACCTGGAATGAATTTATTTCCTTTATATGGTCAAAATTTAAAAGAAGTTAA
- a CDS encoding universal stress protein — protein MKTFTILCPTDFSECSLNAIEYAAKIGEQYQADLILFHVPDKDDYKKLFRQPGMDLLSFAKKKMDNLVEEVERESCGKGLNSCKGILLEGKTVQTIITFANENKVDLIIMGTEGVNDIKHNFIGSRSSKVIDEALQDVMIVPRKVFFKTPRKFVYATDYLEEDKLAIQKVVEMAEFFDSEIDIVHVGTKNKIIDKALHQTMISEIKPFIRYEKVSYVLKTYRDEPGLGLENYLITAKGDILVTLSKKKSWFDQLFTKNLSKKMSYFINKPLWVIKSI, from the coding sequence ATGAAAACTTTTACAATACTTTGCCCAACTGACTTTTCTGAATGTTCTTTAAATGCCATTGAATATGCTGCTAAAATTGGGGAACAATACCAGGCAGACCTGATACTTTTTCATGTCCCAGATAAGGATGATTACAAAAAATTATTTCGTCAACCTGGAATGGATCTTTTATCATTTGCAAAGAAAAAAATGGATAATTTGGTTGAAGAAGTAGAACGGGAGAGTTGTGGAAAAGGGCTAAACTCTTGTAAAGGGATATTATTGGAAGGTAAAACCGTTCAAACCATTATTACCTTTGCCAATGAAAACAAGGTGGATTTAATAATTATGGGAACAGAAGGGGTTAATGATATCAAGCATAATTTCATTGGTTCCAGGTCCAGTAAAGTGATTGATGAAGCCCTGCAGGATGTAATGATTGTTCCCCGTAAGGTTTTTTTCAAAACCCCGAGAAAATTTGTTTATGCGACCGATTACCTGGAAGAGGATAAATTGGCCATACAAAAAGTAGTGGAGATGGCTGAATTTTTTGATAGTGAAATTGATATTGTCCACGTGGGTACCAAAAATAAAATTATTGATAAGGCATTGCACCAAACAATGATTTCAGAGATAAAACCCTTTATCCGTTATGAAAAAGTAAGTTATGTACTTAAAACTTACCGGGATGAACCGGGCTTAGGCCTTGAAAATTACCTGATTACTGCTAAAGGTGACATTTTAGTAACTTTAAGCAAGAAAAAAAGCTGGTTTGACCAGCTTTTTACCAAAAATTTATCCAAAAAGATGTCTTATTTTATTAACAAACCATTGTGGGTAATCAAGAGCATTTGA